A genome region from Macrotis lagotis isolate mMagLag1 chromosome 4, bilby.v1.9.chrom.fasta, whole genome shotgun sequence includes the following:
- the LOC141521675 gene encoding uncharacterized protein C15orf61 homolog — translation MEWLRRAHEAALRLLLLLSPRGATSARNPKPRASEVLTQHLLQRRLPHWTSFCVPYSAVHNDQFGLSHFNWAVQGANYHVLRTGCFPFIKYHCSKAPWQDLARQDQLFTALKVLNLGIPTLLYGLGSWLFARVTETVHTNCGPITVYFLNKEDEGAMY, via the exons ATGGAGTGGCTGAGGCGGGCTCACGAGGCCGCGCtgcggctgctgctgctgctgagccCCCGGGGCGCCACGTCGGCCCGAAACCCCAAGCCCCGCGCCTCGGAGGTGTTGACCCAGCACCTGCTGCAGCGGCGCCTGCCGCACTGGACCTCCTTCTGCGTCCCCTACAGCGCCGTGCACAACGACCAGTTCGGCCTCTCCCACTTCAACTGGGCGGTGCAGGGAGCCAACTACCACGTGCTGCGCACCGGCTGCTTCCCCTTTATCAAGTACCACTGCTCCAAGGCGCCCTGGCAGGACCTGGCCCGGCAGGACCAGCTCTTCACGGCGCTGAAAGTCCTCAACCTCG GTATTCCAACTTTATTATATGGACTTGGCTCCTGGTTATTTGCCAGAGTCACAGAGACTGTTCATACCAATTGTGGACCAataacagtttattttttaaataaagaagatGAAGGTGCCATGTATTAA